TGTTAATTTgtcaaaaacaatttaaatatatttaacaactgTATCAAGTTAAGTGAAATCATGCACTCGTCAAAATAGTTCACAGAAAACTTTTGCATCAGAGATACTGAAGAACAGTCAGCTAGCTCGGTGAGAACAGAAGGAAAGTGAACTACTGTCCTGAACAGTCAGTGTATGTAGTGACCATATTTCCTCTGCGCTGAGTGACAGTCCTGCAGTGCTTGCTAGATCCATGGAATCTATTCTCCGTGTGCCGGCCAGTGGGGTCAAAGCCActgaaggaaaacattttctccATATCTTCAAACACGTCATCAAACAGTCCACCTCCGAAAGAGAACTCCTGGAAGTGATGCCTCTGTCTACCGGAACGATCCTGGCGTGTCTGGAAGTGATTTTCAAAGTGCTTCTTAGACCGAGTGTGTTGGTTTTGACCAAAAAAACCAAAGTCTTTGAATAAGTCATCGAAATTGAAGTTAAATGACTGTTCAAAAGGACTTCCACTACCTCTTTGTCCTTTGCCATTAGTGAAAGCACTGTGTCCAAGAGAGTCATACTCTTTTCGCCTGTTAGCATCTGACAGTGTTTCATAGgctgaaagaaataaagatactTTAGTAACTGAAGGTAATCAGGATTGCATACCTCTTCAATAAGTACATTCAACTCTCTATTTTAGAGACTTTCACATTATAAGTAAAACCAAAGTATATAAAAGTAAGAATAAAGGACCAACAAAATGagacccgaagcagggaggcatggaacagtgtagagggccgcctgggaggcacctgggcatttccttaattatcgtcagccaaactcagggcttaggccgagtcacgccctgggaacatgcttccccaatgaggctggacatggtaatcagttctgacttcatagcagcccggGTGTCCGCAGGGGCGgatctagatatgtaaatccagtaatgatagggcctagttaagaatgcaaataagcccctttgatcctaagttttggtgttacttcctggatttggggatataagataaacctgctgggtggctcagggtcgtcctCGTCGTCATGctccctctccatcagagaggaaagatggcgtcccacccagccccagcttcatgaatctatttctgcgtcttgttttctttatttctattatttctcaatccctggccgcctccacttagaaccggttcattcatttctctttccgcgcgggacgcggaaaagggagatccccgccatgtttggcccccgctgATTCAGGCCCCCGCAGAACAGACTGATGATATATCTTGATATGGGGTTGGGGGACacgaagagataaaccaaaggacttatatgcataccccatggacatgggcaatttGGTGGTAAagacagggggtggggagtggggaggattGGAGCTAGGAGGCAGAGGGGGGAGAAATAGGAGCTatctgtaatactaccaacaataaaaaaatatatatatattttaaaaagaataaagtgaaatTTACAAAAGGCAGGAACTTCGTCTTCTTCATTGCATACTATAAGCAGTTAGCACAATGCATGCTCCTAGTAAAtagccaataaatatttgttcaatgaatgctACCATAGCTACAAATAAATGGGGCAGCAATTACAGTTATTCTTCATATTATTTGTGTAAAATCATTACTTCTATTAAAGAATTTGATGGTCAAATATAATGAATTAAGAGGAATTCAGATTTTTCACTTCTgtgctaaatatttttaactcCAACCCCCTACTCAGTTAACTCCACCCACCCTTAATTACTGAATGTCCAGGAGACGCAATTTATTTTAGAACTGGTCTTAAGTAAAACTTTGTTTCATACTTTTCCTTTAAAGACAAATTTGGCTTTGTAATGTAGATCaaggaagatagaaaaaaaaataccaaggcATTTcagtctatttaaattttttacccttaatatttttttatatttaatctcCATACTTAAACATTGTTTCATAAGTTAGTTTATAAGTATTGGGTACCAAAAATTCCTGTTGACACCgaaacaattttataaataatgaaataaatttttcaaCACATTTAGATCTgtatgtcaattaaaaaaaaaaaataccaccattTTATCCACCCATTCAGGAATCAAAGTTATCTGTTATAAGAACACAGTCCCGAGAATCTCGCTATATGGAAATGTAGATCCCACTCCACCTCCCATCTCCACAGTCTtcaacacacacacccttcttaGCTACCGCTCTCCTGGACCAGGAATACCTGAGAGACCTGAGGCAGGCGCCGACTCACCTTCTGCAATCTCCCTGAATTTCGCTTCCGCATCAGGGCTCTTATTTTTGTCGGGATGGTACTTCATGGCCAATTTGTGAAAGGCCTTCTTGATTTGGCGCTCTGATGCTGATTTTGGCAAACCCAAGATATCATAGTAACTTTTTGAGGCCAGAATTAATTCCGTTATCATTAAAATGCAGATGGCGAAAGTGAAAACTGACTGGGGCGTAGCCATTTCTAATGccctaaaagagaaaagaaagacaatgtTACCCATGGGGCTCATCGTAAGACTTTCTTTCAAGAGAAACCCAATAAACTTTCGGGCACAAGGCGGACTGTAGCCGACCCCGCGTTACTTCACCTCTATAGGCTGTACGACCCTTACATTGGCTGTAACCTTCTCAAGGGCAAACGGAATGCAGCCGGACTGAGAAAAACGTGTCTGCCTTTCCACCAACGAGGCAGGCTGTCcacagagcacacacacacacatactcagtaACTGACTTTCCCCAGCTAatattgtggggggaaaaaataaaaatgggaaatccAGGTGATATTTTAAAGGATCTCAAACGTCAGGAATTCATGTTCTGAGGGAGTTAAAACAGTAGTTTAACTTCgcgggaaaaggaaaagaagtgcATTACCGAGGTGAACAGCTCAACCTGCCTGATTAACAGCACTTTCCCCACCGGGAGAGCTTCCAGCCGGCATCTCCGCAAGGGGACCCCAGGCTGTCACCCCCGAATCTGGACAGCACAGCACGGCCGCCCGGGCCGCGACACCAGGGAAGGCCGTCATTTTCTGAACTGGAAGGTCCCCAAGAGTCAACACGGGTCTTCCATTCCAGCCAAGCCTGCCGGACACTTCTCTGTCCTCGGCGAAGATGTAACTCAAAGCCCCGGCTGGTACAGACGTAATGAGGGGGGAGGACGGAGAAGGCGAGCTCCGAGTTCTGAGCGCCGGACCCCAGGGGTCCCCAAGAGCCTCTGATGACACACCGGCTGACGAAAGACGCCGGGGTTTGTGGAAacgcctgccctcctctcccgcGGCCTCCGCGGGGCGGGATGAGCAGGTGGATCCCTTCTCCCCACACTTAGTCATGGTCACGGGCACCAGGGGTCAAGTACAAACTCCGGGCGGAAAGGGCACCCCGAGGCCGCCGGCTCTGCAGGGGGTCAGGGTCCCGGGCGGGGCTCAGCCCCGCAGGACGCACCTTGGCGTAGCGAACGCTGTGCCGGTTTCCAGCTGAATGTCTGCCCCGGACTTCTGCATTGCACCGACTCTCATTCCCGAGAGGGGCCCGCCCCACAGCAGCCGGGGCCCGACCCCGGAGGCGGCGGCCCACACAGGGCGGGACGGTGCCGCCTCCGCCAGGGGCGCCGACCCACGCCCCGCCCGTCCGGGCGCCGCCGCAGGCAGACCGCCGCCCCGGCTCCCTTCTCCGGACGAGCGGCCCGACGCCCCAACGCGACGCGCACTGCTCAGCGGTTCGACCGTCCCCTCCTCCCCGTCACCTCCCGCACAAACCCCAGGCAGCCCCGAGCCCTCCGGCCGCCGCGGGGGACGGGGAGGCCGAGTCAACCCACAAAGGATGCCCCAGGCCCCGGGACGCGCCAACCCCCGCGCTCCCCGGCGGCTGCCGCTGCGACGGGCTTCGCACAGCGGCTCAGCCCGGCCCCTCACCCGGACCGGAGTCCCCCAGGAGCCGGCGTGCGCCCCGCGGCCGCCGGGACACCTACCTCGCCCTCctccagccttcacctccgccgcgTTCCCTCTCCGCCGGCTCCCGACTGGCGCGCTGCCGCAGCGGGCGTCCCCACCGCCTAAAACCTACACGAAACGCTCCCCTATTGGCTGCCGCCGCCCCACGTGACCGCGGCGCCCAACGCGCACGTGGAAAACTGTTGTTGCTGTTCAGCTTAGGCGTCACTTCCGGATCCACCCCCCCCTCCAGAGGGCGGTGCTGAAGCCCGCAGAAGCGGAAGTGGCTCGCTGGGGGCGGTGTCTTCTGCTAGCCCGTCCGCGCGCAGGCGCGGTGGCGCGCGCGGCCTGGGTTTGGGGCCCCGCGGCAGCGAGCAGGAGGGCCCACCTGTGCCCGCAGGCGGCCGGGTCTCCCTCCCGGGCCGCGCCGGAGCGATGCCTCGCTATTGCGCAGCGATTTGCTGTAAGAACCGACGGGGACGGAACAATAAGGACCGCAAGCTGAGTTTTTACCCGTGAGTAGTCCCTGGAGCGGAAGTGTCAGCTTTGCTTTTGGGTTAGGCCGTTTGGGGTCGGGGTTCGGGGTGTCCCGGGGCGCGGTCTGGCCCGGCGGGAGCGGGGCGTGAAGGCTCGAGCTCGATGGGGAAGCGCCAGGACGCCGGGCCCGCGACGGGGACAGGGGCCTGTTGGGGTGTCGATAGCGCCCGGGAAACCGGTCTGCGAGGCGCCCTGAGGTTCTCCGAgcggttccccgcctccccggcccCATTGCCCTGACGTCACGCCTGCCCTCCGGGGGGTGCACTCCCGTTCCTTTACCCACCGAGAGCTGGGTCAGGGGTGTCGTTTCACTCACCTTCCCCGAGGAAACGGGGCCTTTCCGAGCGGAGGGCGCTGATCGCCAGGGTCTGGGGGCAGAGCCGGTTAGAACCCGCCTCCTGCTCGGGCTGTGGATGCCATGCCGGCTTCATTCATGGGGAGAACAGGGCCTTATTCCCAGGACTGATGCCACCACACAGTTCCATGCATGTACGTCCTCATTTCTCCGAAGAACGGGAAGGCGGTAGTGTGTCCTCGTTTGTAGAGGGTTCACAAATCCtggtgggttcaaatcctggccccaCTAACCTGCGCATTATTTAAACGCGCTGTGCTTATGGTCCCTCGTGTGTAAAGGTACTGGGATATCATAGTTCCTGACTCACACTTACTGTGTAAAGAGACAAGTCGGCACTGGGCACGCACTACATGCCCAAATGGAAAGCAACGTATTTGGaatattctgtttcattttccCTGTGTTTAAAACTAGTTCATTTCGCTCTAACCCGGCTGCCTCTCTTTCTTCAATTTCCCCATTTGTTTTGTGCAGCCTGTTTTACTTCAGCCCTGAAGCTCCCTGTTCAGGAATGACAAAGCCTAAAGCACATGGTTGGGGATGTAGAGCCCTGCTTTTTGTATGAAAAACCGTAtgttgttactattttttttttaaagtaggagaTTATTATGTAATACTAGTAACCCTGCGCACGGTAGCTctccagtagctcgctgccctgccctcctgtagctctctgccagcttgtagctcgctgccccatcctcctgctgacccgtgatccggtcgttacacgGTCAGTCATTATGCTTCACGGCATAACCATcctttgcatattacatcttgattatataggactagtagcccatttgcaggaaaaatcctgcaagcagccgcatgcgctgccgctgccattgtggccgccgcgcctgcacccgcccctccgccctgcccctccgccctgccctgccccacccgggctttccctctggcagccatcttgctttccgcttttcttccgtcttcactcctccctccctctgcatatgcaaattaaccaccatctttgttgggtaatttccatactcgccctgattggctggtgggcgtggcttgggcgtagcaaaggtgtggtcaatttgcataatactattttattaggtaggattatataggatgtgtcttGGAATGTGTTCTTGTAAaatcattgaaagaaaaataaattactgttaAGTATTTAATACAGTTTAATCCAAATCCATTTACCTAGTTAGACTGGCAGGAAAAATTT
The genomic region above belongs to Eptesicus fuscus isolate TK198812 chromosome 14, DD_ASM_mEF_20220401, whole genome shotgun sequence and contains:
- the DNAJB9 gene encoding dnaJ homolog subfamily B member 9, translated to MATPQSVFTFAICILMITELILASKSYYDILGLPKSASERQIKKAFHKLAMKYHPDKNKSPDAEAKFREIAEAYETLSDANRRKEYDSLGHSAFTNGKGQRGSGSPFEQSFNFNFDDLFKDFGFFGQNQHTRSKKHFENHFQTRQDRSGRQRHHFQEFSFGGGLFDDVFEDMEKMFSFSGFDPTGRHTENRFHGSSKHCRTVTQRRGNMVTTYTDCSGQ